In the Carassius gibelio isolate Cgi1373 ecotype wild population from Czech Republic chromosome A2, carGib1.2-hapl.c, whole genome shotgun sequence genome, one interval contains:
- the LOC128025488 gene encoding KN motif and ankyrin repeat domain-containing protein 4-like: protein MLRTMDTQKENGISPKENGSQRRPPSYSVETPYGFHLDLDFLKYVDDIEKGNTIRRVPMQRRQRGRNNGVLSRNLSLPGYGCRNTEWNSVRTLWPKTKLGDSQQHFEFRSSDSVSAGYARRGEPIYKSFTSAEMEAFDEQPLGCYVRPNLLRASSLPLTVLLRKHSESTEDPTSPSSPKDYLMQENGSSEDVFHASDRRIGRANGTLQRLTAALERVGELEEEIRVVPELKAQICILQEERERLLLQLHSQNKTTGPLDVPTAPKNWDTSSSIRENQDKASDDWMNREYDRLEKNVKVSSEQVYAVSMTSTTERFLPEIERCKTVSRERDLLETGDKTKSLTESLQRKVVLLEQKLHELEVELDKTRALQKEQVKESLLKDEKIKKLTVQLEMGHTLAKVISSESSLVSTQSLEPVVELQETLISGQEMPTVEATVSQVLDGPPVSHADVEHHVKRLQELLQEQWECLCEYDSSGKISLNHLPPRVSTIQEQLTTLVTILSLYVFPTGDASQPVGENPKREHLKTISIRDSGSMETEEISTAIKPQEHAEVDAGLTKNTTKEEGKLWTTWTTESSIQTCKSENAEFSPKEDAIDVETTKQGNLHKQTSQARALGDQTEEEGNDCISLSTDSEQKSLAMEKNRKAVDKDFIEACYFMRDHMDKVSEPDNELSQALTVVFQQWFHISAEEGACTDTVALYLNEVNSQTPTVLQFLVNMADDNGNTALHYSVSHCNFSVVKLLLDTGVCEVDLRNKSGYTAIMLASLTAVESPADMKVVQQLMELGDVNACVGQVGQTSLHLAVRHGRVPMVRLLLEQGADPNAQDHAGTTPLISACDRGHINIVRILLQEANCDANLKDKGGRSALSLATQASHTEIADLLKARTETKSSDKCKVS, encoded by the exons ATGCTAAGAACAATGGATACCCAAAAAG AGAACGGCATCTCTCCAAAAGAGAATGGGAGCCAAAGAAGACCACCCTCCTATTCTGTAGAGACACCCTATGGATTCCATCTGGACCTGGACTTTCTCAAGTATGTCGATGACATTGAGAAAGGCAACACTATTAGGAGGGTGCCAATGCAGAGAAGGCAAAGAGGGAGAAATAATGGTGTCCTGTCACGTAACTTAAGCCTTCCAGGTTATGGATGCAGAAATACAGAGTGGAACTCAGTACGCACTTTATGGCCCAAAACAAAACTGGGAGACTCTCAACAACATTTTGAGTTTCGATCTAGTGACAGTGTTTCTGCTGGATATGCCAGGAGGGGAGAACCCATCTATAAGTCCTTCACATCTGCAGAGATGGAGGCTTTTGATGAGCAGCCCTTAGGATGTTACGTCAGGCCAAATCTCTTGAGAGCCTCCAGTTTACCCTTGACCGTTTTATTGAGAAAACACTCTGAGTCAACGGAGGATCCAACCAGCCCTAGCAGCCCCAAGGACTATCTAATGCAGGAAAACGGCTCTTCTGAAGATGTATTCCATGCCTCCGACAGAAGGATAGGTAGAGCAAACGGGACCCTCCAGCGGCTCACTGCAGCTCTTGAACGAGTTGGGGAATTAGAAGAGGAGATCCGAGTCGTTCCTGAGCTCAAGGCGCAGATATGTATTTTGCAGGAGGAGCGAGAGAGACTTTTGCTCCAATTACATTCCCAAAACAAGACCACCGGGCCACTGGATGTACCCACTGCTCCTAAGAACTGGGACACTTCTTCATCTATTAGAGAAAATCAAGACAAAGCAAGCGATGACTGGATGAACCGAGAATATGACCGGCTAGAGAAAAATGTCAAGGTTTCTTCTGAACAAGTTTATGCAGTTTCAATGACTTCAACTACTGAAAGATTTCTTCCAGAGATTGAAAGATGTAAAACGGTCTCAAGAGAAAGAGATCTCTTAGAAACTGGAGACAAAACTAAGTCTCTCACTGAAAGTCTCCAGAGAAAAGTTGTTTTGCTGGAACAGAAACTTCATGAATTGGAGGTAGAGCTAGACAAGACAAGAGCTTTGCAGAAAGAGCAAGTAAAGGAGAGTCTTCTCAAGGATGAGAAGATCAAGAAGTTGACCGTACAGCTTGAAATGGGGCACACACTGGCCAAGGTGATTTCATCTGAAAGCTCCTTAGTAAGTACACAAAGTCTTGAACCTGTGGTAGAACTGCAGGAAACATTAATAAGTGGGCAAGAGATGCCAACGGTGGAGGCAACTGTTTCTCAAGTTCTGGATGGACCTCCAGTATCACATGCAGATGTGGAGCACCATGTGAAAAGATTACAAGAGCTCCTTCAGGAGCAATGGGAATGCCTTTGTGAATACGACTCATCAGGGAAAATATCTTTAAACCACTTGCCTCCACGTGTCTCTACTATTCAAGAGCAGTTAACAACTTTGGTCACCATTCTTTCCCTCTATGTGTTTCCTACTGGTGATGCTTCACAACCAG TAGGAGAGAACCCCAAGAGAGAACATCTGAAGACAATCAGCATAAGAGACAG TGGGAGCATGGAGACAGAGGAAATAAGTACTGCTATCAAACCACAAGAGCATGCAGAAGTGGATGCTGGCCTTACGAAGAACACAACTAAAGAAGAAGGCAAACTATGGACCACATGGACAACAGAGTCCAGCATACAAACATGCAAAAGTGAAAATGCAGAATTCAGTCCAAAAGAAGATGCCATAGATGTAGAGACCACAAAACAAGGAAATCTACACAAGCAAACAAGTCAGGCAAGAGCTCTAGGGGATCAGACAGAGGAAGAAGGGAATGATTGCATTTCTTTGAGCACGGACTCAGAACAGAAATCTCTGGCAATGGAGAAAAACAG gaaAGCTGTTGATAAAGATTTCATAGAGGCATGCTATTTCATGAGAGACCACATGGATAAAGTGTCAGAACCTGATAATGAACtg AGCCAAGCTCTCACTGTGGTGTTCCAGCAGTGGTTTCACATCTCTGCTGAGGAGGGAGCATGTACCGACACTGTTGCTTTGTATCTCAACGAGGTTAACTCACAAACACCCACAGTCCTTCAGTTCCTGGTCAACATGGCGGATGATAATGGGAACACCGCCTTGCACTATAGTGTGTCTCATTGTAACTTCAGCGTCGTTAAGCTCCTTTTAGACACAG GTGTATGTGAAGTGGACCTGAGAAACAAGTCTGGCTACACTGCTATCATGCTGGCCTCCTTGACAGCTGTAGAATCACCAGCAGACATGAAAGTGGTCCAGCAGCTGATGGAGCTTGGTGACGTCAACGCCTGTGTTGGGCAG GTGGGACAAACATCTCTTCACTTGGCAGTAAGACATGGACGTGTTCCAATGGTGCGCCTCCTGCTAGAACAGGGAGCAGATCCTAATGCCCAGGATCATGCAGGAACCACTCCACTGATCAGCGCCTGTGATCGGGGACACATCAACATTGTTCGAATTTTGTTACAGGAAGCCAACTGCGATGCCAATTTAAAAGACAAG